The Bacteroidota bacterium genome includes a window with the following:
- a CDS encoding O-methyltransferase, whose product MIKEELQKYAEEHSSPESEVLFRLNRETHLKTVHPRMLSGHLQGKFLEMISCMIKPKQILEIGTFTGYSAICLSKGLSLDGCIHTIEKNPELQHIAMNAFQKAGIENQIIYYSGDAMYLIPEINEKFDLVFIDADKENYLNYYHLVFDKLNPGAFILADNTLWSGKVIEEASPADKDTVGLLAFNDFVQQDARVENLLLPFRDGIMMVRKL is encoded by the coding sequence ATGATCAAAGAGGAGCTTCAAAAATATGCGGAGGAGCATAGCAGCCCCGAAAGTGAGGTTTTGTTCCGGCTAAATCGCGAAACTCATTTAAAAACGGTTCATCCGCGAATGTTATCGGGTCACTTACAGGGTAAGTTTTTGGAGATGATCAGTTGTATGATCAAACCAAAACAGATTCTTGAAATTGGAACTTTTACGGGCTATTCAGCTATTTGTCTTTCAAAAGGGTTAAGCCTGGACGGGTGCATTCATACCATTGAAAAAAATCCTGAATTACAACACATCGCCATGAATGCTTTTCAAAAGGCGGGCATCGAAAATCAAATCATTTATTATTCGGGAGATGCCATGTATCTGATCCCTGAAATAAACGAAAAATTTGATCTGGTTTTTATCGATGCGGATAAAGAAAATTACCTCAATTATTATCATCTGGTGTTTGACAAATTAAACCCCGGAGCTTTTATTCTGGCAGATAATACGCTTTGGTCGGGAAAGGTAATTGAAGAAGCATCGCCTGCCGATAAAGATACGGTGGGATTATTGGCCTTCAATGATTTTGTACAGCAAGATGCCCGTGTTGAAAATTTATTGCTTCCTTTCAGGGATGGGATTATGATGGTGAGGAAATTATAG
- a CDS encoding HU family DNA-binding protein, with product MTFRLTWYQWILINLKKTNIMTIKIKSLARTNPRDLAAPKKYYATVVNQGDATLNSLSQQIAMMSTVSKTDVYAVLMALTEVVPLALAEGKIVRMGNLGSFRVMVNSDAVATEQEVTSNLVKQLRLAYRPSQELKTQVETFQVEKA from the coding sequence GTGACATTTCGCCTTACTTGGTATCAATGGATATTAATTAACCTTAAAAAAACAAATATTATGACCATTAAAATCAAATCTCTGGCCCGGACCAATCCACGTGATCTTGCGGCCCCCAAAAAGTATTATGCCACGGTTGTAAACCAGGGCGATGCAACGCTGAATAGTTTATCGCAACAAATTGCGATGATGTCGACGGTAAGTAAAACAGATGTGTATGCCGTATTGATGGCGCTCACCGAAGTGGTTCCACTGGCTTTGGCCGAAGGCAAAATAGTGCGGATGGGTAACTTAGGAAGCTTTCGGGTGATGGTAAACAGCGATGCGGTTGCCACCGAACAGGAAGTAACTTCTAATTTGGTAAAACAACTCCGGCTCGCTTACCGACCCAGCCAGGAACTCAAAACCCAGGTCGAAACTTTCCAGGTTGAGAAAGCCTAA